From a region of the Vibrio ostreae genome:
- a CDS encoding cupin domain-containing protein, translating into MFVYNQDVKLEDLGAGVSRKILAYSDNIMSVEVHFEQGAIGPMHSHPHEQLTYVLSGEFEFTIGDETKIVKAGDALYKEPNVMHGCVCLKAGVLLDNFTPMRKDFIQ; encoded by the coding sequence ATGTTTGTCTATAACCAAGATGTAAAACTGGAAGATCTCGGCGCTGGCGTTTCTCGCAAAATCCTCGCCTACAGTGACAACATCATGAGCGTTGAAGTGCATTTTGAGCAAGGCGCGATTGGCCCGATGCACAGCCACCCGCATGAACAGCTGACGTATGTGCTGTCGGGTGAATTCGAATTTACCATTGGCGATGAAACCAAAATCGTCAAAGCCGGCGATGCGCTATACAAAGAGCCTAACGTGATGCACGGCTGCGTTTGTCTCAAAGCTGGGGTGTTGCTCGATAACTTCACCCCAATGCGCAAAGATTTCATTCAATAA
- a CDS encoding YgjV family protein: MIADLSLAQALGFVSFGLGISTFYQKNDQRLKIVMFAFNLNHLLHFILLGSAVSALSAALSAMRTASSIYTSSKYVAAIFLLAGAGLGLYIADHWWDLWPVIGTMIGTFAIFMLRGIQMRIAFLVGACCWLTNNILVGSIGGTLLELTVITVNSLTIFRMLREQKRALASQAL; the protein is encoded by the coding sequence ATGATTGCAGATTTATCACTGGCTCAGGCATTAGGGTTTGTCAGCTTTGGTTTAGGAATCTCCACTTTCTACCAGAAAAACGACCAGCGGCTGAAGATCGTAATGTTCGCCTTCAATCTCAATCATCTTCTCCACTTTATTTTGCTTGGTTCGGCAGTCTCTGCGCTTAGCGCGGCCCTGTCGGCCATGCGCACAGCCAGTTCCATCTACACCTCGTCGAAATATGTGGCGGCGATATTCCTGCTCGCGGGAGCGGGATTAGGCCTTTACATTGCCGACCATTGGTGGGATCTGTGGCCAGTGATTGGCACCATGATTGGTACATTTGCTATCTTCATGTTGCGCGGCATTCAAATGCGCATTGCGTTTCTGGTTGGTGCCTGCTGCTGGCTGACCAACAATATTCTGGTTGGCTCAATTGGCGGCACCTTGCTGGAGCTGACTGTGATTACCGTTAACAGCCTGACCATTTTCCGCATGCTGCGTGAACAAAAACGCGCGCTGGCCAGTCAGGCACTGTAA
- a CDS encoding RpiB/LacA/LacB family sugar-phosphate isomerase codes for MKIALMMENSQAGKNAMVLNELNTVAAPLGHDVFNVGMSDENDHHLTYIHLGIMASILLNSKAADFVVAGCGTGQGAMMSLNLHPGVICGYCLEPSDAFLFNQINNGNALSLAFAKGFGWAGELNVRYIFEKAFTGERGQGYPIERAEPQQRNAGILTQVKFAVAKDVVEALRAIDQELVKTAVGGARFQECFFSHCQVPEIAEYVQSLLD; via the coding sequence ATGAAAATCGCACTGATGATGGAAAACAGCCAAGCTGGCAAAAACGCAATGGTTCTGAACGAACTGAACACCGTAGCGGCACCGCTGGGCCACGACGTTTTCAACGTTGGTATGTCTGATGAAAACGACCATCACCTGACTTACATCCACCTAGGCATCATGGCCAGCATTCTGCTGAACTCAAAAGCGGCCGATTTTGTTGTGGCAGGCTGTGGTACCGGTCAGGGCGCAATGATGTCGCTGAACCTCCATCCGGGTGTAATCTGTGGCTACTGCCTGGAGCCTTCAGATGCGTTCCTGTTTAACCAAATCAACAACGGTAACGCGCTGTCTCTGGCTTTTGCGAAAGGCTTTGGCTGGGCAGGTGAACTGAACGTTCGTTACATTTTTGAAAAAGCGTTCACTGGCGAGCGGGGTCAGGGTTACCCAATCGAACGTGCTGAACCTCAACAGCGCAATGCTGGCATTCTGACTCAGGTGAAATTCGCGGTCGCCAAAGACGTCGTCGAAGCACTGCGCGCTATCGATCAGGAACTGGTGAAAACGGCTGTGGGCGGCGCACGCTTCCAAGAGTGTTTCTTCAGCCACTGTCAGGTGCCGGAAATCGCAGAATACGTACAGTCTCTGCTCGACTAA
- the kduD gene encoding 2-dehydro-3-deoxy-D-gluconate 5-dehydrogenase KduD — protein sequence MILDSFNLEGKVAIVTGCDTGLGQGMALGLAKAGCDIVGVNIVEPTETIAKIAETGRKFVDIRANLMVLDDIPSIIDRAVTELGRIDILVNNAGIIRRNDAIEFSEKDWDDVMNINIKSVFFMSQAVAKQFIAQGEGGKIINVASMLSYQGGIRVPSYTASKSGVMGITRLMANEWAQHNVNVNAIAPGYMATNNTAALRADEDRSKEILDRIPAGRWGTPEDLAGPVVFLASKASDYINGYTVAVDGGWLAR from the coding sequence ATGATTCTTGATTCATTTAACCTGGAAGGCAAAGTCGCTATCGTCACGGGTTGTGACACTGGTCTTGGTCAGGGTATGGCACTCGGCCTGGCTAAAGCAGGTTGTGACATCGTGGGTGTAAACATTGTTGAGCCGACTGAAACTATTGCGAAAATAGCAGAAACCGGACGTAAGTTCGTTGATATCCGCGCTAATCTGATGGTTCTGGACGACATTCCATCCATCATCGACCGTGCAGTGACTGAACTGGGCCGTATTGATATTCTGGTGAACAACGCTGGTATCATCCGTCGTAATGACGCGATTGAATTCAGCGAAAAAGACTGGGATGACGTAATGAACATCAACATCAAGTCAGTGTTCTTCATGTCTCAAGCGGTGGCGAAACAGTTCATTGCACAAGGCGAAGGCGGCAAGATCATCAACGTAGCGTCCATGCTCTCTTACCAAGGTGGTATCCGCGTCCCCTCTTACACCGCATCAAAGAGCGGTGTCATGGGCATTACTCGCCTGATGGCCAACGAGTGGGCACAACACAACGTCAACGTGAACGCGATTGCACCGGGTTACATGGCAACCAACAACACCGCCGCGCTGCGAGCTGATGAAGATCGCAGCAAAGAGATTCTGGATCGCATTCCGGCGGGTCGTTGGGGTACACCGGAAGACCTGGCAGGCCCAGTGGTCTTCCTGGCGTCGAAAGCATCAGACTACATCAACGGTTACACTGTAGCGGTTGATGGCGGCTGGTTAGCCCGTTAA
- the kdgR gene encoding DNA-binding transcriptional regulator KdgR, producing MEKSTQPEAVSSVLKVFSILQALGEQKEIGVSELSQRLMMSKATTYRFLQTMKSMGFVAQEGEADKYKLTLKLFELGAKSLEYVDLIDLADKEMRYISEKTNEALHLGSLDENAIIYIHKIDSGYNLRMQSRIGRRNPLYSTAIGKVLLAERDEQFVRDTLQDVEFIKHTERTLENVEQLLEELARVRTQHFAEDNEEQEPGLRCIAAPVYDRFGHVIAGLSMSLPTIRFDEQRMGYYVDLLQTAGRNISLQLGYNHYPA from the coding sequence ATGGAAAAGTCAACTCAACCGGAAGCGGTATCTTCGGTTCTGAAAGTCTTTAGCATTCTTCAGGCCCTGGGTGAGCAGAAAGAAATCGGTGTTTCGGAACTGTCTCAACGTCTAATGATGTCTAAAGCCACGACCTATCGTTTCCTGCAAACCATGAAATCCATGGGCTTTGTCGCTCAGGAAGGGGAAGCAGATAAATATAAGCTAACCCTGAAATTGTTTGAGCTGGGCGCAAAATCCCTTGAGTACGTCGATCTGATTGATTTAGCGGACAAAGAGATGCGTTATATCTCTGAAAAAACCAACGAGGCGCTGCACTTAGGTTCTCTGGATGAAAACGCTATCATCTACATTCACAAAATAGATTCTGGCTACAATTTGCGCATGCAGTCACGCATTGGTCGTCGTAACCCGCTGTATAGTACTGCGATTGGTAAAGTGCTTCTGGCAGAGCGCGATGAGCAGTTTGTACGAGATACCTTGCAAGATGTAGAGTTCATCAAACATACTGAACGTACTCTGGAAAATGTCGAGCAACTGCTGGAAGAGCTGGCGCGAGTTCGCACTCAACACTTTGCGGAAGACAATGAAGAACAAGAGCCAGGTTTGCGTTGTATCGCCGCACCCGTCTATGATCGCTTTGGTCATGTGATTGCGGGCCTGTCGATGTCGCTGCCAACCATCCGTTTTGATGAACAACGTATGGGCTACTACGTGGATTTGTTGCAAACCGCAGGTCGCAATATCTCGCTTCAGCTTGGTTATAACCATTATCCGGCTTAG
- a CDS encoding alpha/beta hydrolase, which produces MTDVSFTSLTQWFPDHTVIPLWPSTQPIPDLAPRFSDRSSDEVVRDREVSQVTQPEMVVVTSEHSNGIGLVVLPGGSYQRVAFDKEGMDTAIAMSEKGYTVFVMTYRMPGDGHAEGVHAPLADAQRAIRLIRAHAQRWGLRHIGIIGFSAGGHAAGTLMVHHHQAVYPLQDSADLLSPRPDFAALMYPVISMDEEIGHDGSRYELMGDDPDTATRQHYSLHTQVRPDTPPCFLMHASDDNTVKADNSLVFWQSLKAYHVPTELHIFARGGHGFGLRGVQHLPAKHWPQLLDNWVQSLYISTSTR; this is translated from the coding sequence ATGACTGACGTTTCGTTTACTTCTCTCACGCAGTGGTTCCCCGACCACACAGTCATTCCGCTCTGGCCATCGACTCAGCCCATCCCCGACCTTGCGCCTCGTTTCAGTGACCGCAGCAGTGATGAAGTGGTGCGCGACCGAGAAGTTTCTCAGGTTACCCAGCCAGAGATGGTAGTGGTAACTTCTGAGCACTCCAACGGAATCGGCCTTGTGGTCTTACCCGGTGGCAGCTATCAGCGCGTAGCCTTTGACAAAGAAGGCATGGACACCGCCATCGCGATGAGTGAGAAAGGCTATACCGTGTTTGTGATGACCTACCGTATGCCAGGCGATGGCCATGCGGAGGGTGTGCACGCACCGCTGGCGGATGCTCAGCGCGCCATCAGGCTGATTCGGGCTCATGCTCAGCGCTGGGGACTTCGTCATATCGGCATCATTGGTTTTTCAGCAGGCGGACACGCGGCGGGCACACTAATGGTACATCACCATCAAGCAGTTTACCCTTTACAGGATTCTGCCGATTTACTGTCGCCACGCCCAGATTTTGCAGCGCTGATGTATCCTGTAATCAGCATGGATGAAGAGATCGGCCACGACGGTTCCCGTTATGAACTGATGGGCGACGATCCGGACACGGCGACTCGTCAGCACTATTCGCTACACACCCAGGTGCGCCCAGATACACCACCCTGCTTTCTGATGCACGCCAGCGATGACAACACCGTCAAAGCCGACAACAGCCTGGTCTTCTGGCAGTCGCTCAAAGCGTACCATGTCCCAACCGAACTGCACATTTTTGCCCGCGGCGGCCACGGCTTTGGCCTGCGCGGTGTCCAGCATCTGCCCGCCAAACACTGGCCACAGCTACTCGACAATTGGGTACAGAGCTTGTACATCTCGACGTCCACTCGGTAA